The DNA window GCGGAAACCGGCCGAAGCGATCGATGATGTCCCGGTGATCGATGGCGTATCGCAGCGCCTCCTCGTTGCCGAGCGCCTTGAACAGCATGACCGCGTGCTCCTGGTCGGCCGAGACCTCCGAATGCATGAACGGCATGTAGAGGAACTGCCTGTGCTCCGGCAGCATGTCGTCGTCGAGCTTCCCGTCTACGGCCTCACGCGCGATGTGCAGCGCAAGGTCGTCGGTCGAGAACGCGTTCGCCGTCCCGCGATAGATGTTGCGGGGAAACTGGTCGAAGAGGATGATCGCAGCGAGTGCCGCCCGCGGGTCTTCCGTCAGACCCGCCGGGAGATTTGCTGCGAGTTGCTGATGCAGCTTCGAGAAGCGGCGGCGGATGGATTCGTCCAGCTCCTTGGAACTGGCGAACCAGCCTTTCTGCCCCACCTCGTCGAACCAGAACGAAAGGATGTCTTCGATCCACTGATCGGTCATGAACTGCTCCCGGTATGGTTGTTGGCGTTGTGAGGCCTGACACCACCAATGTGGTGACGGGTTGTATCGAATGTCCACTTCAATTTCCTTCGCAGATCGAAATTTGCGCAAGGCGACGATTTGTAGGGAGCTGTTGCACGGGGAGTTTCCCTGACGGAAGAACTTTGCTTATATGCGCGCTCAAGAGCCCATGGGAACGGCTCGAAATAACACTCTGGGAGAACCCAAATGAAAACCAAGATGATGTTCGCGGCCGCCCTTCTGGCCGCCACGACGCTGAGCGGCGCGGCGGGCGCGAAGACCTTCGTCTATTGCTCCGAAGGCTCGCCCGAGGGCTTCGATCCCGGCCTCTACACGGCCGGAACGACCTTCGACGCAGCCGCCCACACAGTCTACAACCGCCTGCTCGAATTCAAGCCGGGCACGACAGAGACCGTCCCCGGGCTCGCCGAAAGCTGGGAAATTTCCGACGACGGCCTGCAGTACACCTTCAAGCTGCGCCCTGGCGTGAAATTCCAGACCACGGACTTCTTCACGCCTTCCCGTGACCTCAACGCCGACGACGTGATCTTCTCCTACGACCGGCAGTGGAAGAGC is part of the Chelativorans sp. AA-79 genome and encodes:
- a CDS encoding DUF924 family protein translates to MTDQWIEDILSFWFDEVGQKGWFASSKELDESIRRRFSKLHQQLAANLPAGLTEDPRAALAAIILFDQFPRNIYRGTANAFSTDDLALHIAREAVDGKLDDDMLPEHRQFLYMPFMHSEVSADQEHAVMLFKALGNEEALRYAIDHRDIIDRFGRFPHRNRALGRTSSEEELAFLEGHKGYGQ